The genomic segment TCTTGGTACGAGACGAGCGACCAGGCTCAGAACGCCTACCTCAGTGTCAAGGACTGGATCTTGGACAGCTGGACCGACAGCCAGCTCAAGGCCTTTGCTGACAAGCACGGCATTCCCGGTATGTTCACAGCAAATTTTGGTGCCACAAGTTTCCGAGACTGACATCATTCTAGTCCCCCAGCCCCGCAACCGTGACAGCATCCTCCAGAAGGCCCGCGCCAACTACGAGACCATTGCCCAGAAGGCTGGCGAGACCGCCTCCTACCCTGGTAACTGGCTGTATGAGACCTGGTCCGGTATGTATTGATCCTCTGCCCACTGCTTTTCCCACGCTAATCTCATGTGCAGAGTCTGACTTCAAGGAATGGCTTGATACCCATGGATTCCCCGCTCCCCAGGTCACCAACGTGAGTACAACCAAAATGCCCGCGCACTGCCCATGTGCTAACTCCTACACAGCGCGATAAGCTGATTGCCTCTGTTCGCCGCAACTCCCGTCTTGCTTCCCTCAAGGCTCAGGAGCAGGCCGCGAGCGCTTCCGCTTCTGCTCAGCAGGCCTATGCCACTCTCACCGACATGGTCATTGACGCCTGGAGCGAGTCTCAGCTCAAGGAATTTGCTGACAAGAACGGCATCCCTGTTCCCCAAGGCACCAAGACCAACGAGCTGAGAGCTCTCGTTCGCAAGCACCGTGCTGACTTCCTCAACTCCAACATTGCTGGCAAGGCTAACAGTGCTTTTGGTGCTGCCACCTCCAACGTTAACCAGGCTGCTGCCAAGGCCACCGATGCTGCCTCTAACGCTGCTACCGAGGCCTTCAATGAGGCTGTTGGTACCTGGTCTGAGAGCCGTCTTAAGGGTTACCTCGACTCCCGTGGCGTTCCCGTTCCCCAGGGATCTAAGACTGATGAGCTCCGTGCCCTTGTTCGCAAGAACCAGCACAAGGCCGCCACTGGCTGGAGCGCCTGGACCTACGATGATCTCTCCACCGAGAACCTCCGCAAGTACCTTGCTTCCAGCAGTGACGCTGCCGTCAAGAATGTTGCCGACAAGAAGGACGCTACTCGCGATGAGCTTGTCAACGCTGCTCAGTCTGCTTACAGCTCCGCCTCTTCTGCCGGTGGTACTTCCTATGCCTCCGTCACCAGCTACCTGTCCCAGGCCACCGACGCGGTCAAGTCCAATTTCTTTGACACATGGAGCGAGAGCGAGCTCAAGAGCTACCTTGACAGCTACGGTGTCAACGTTCCCCAGGGGTCCACTGTCAACGAGCTCCGCGCCTACGCCCGCAAGCAGTACACGTACTTCAAGTACGGTACCTCGACTCCTTCCGATACTCTCTTCGCTAAGGTCGCAGAGAACGTCAAGGACACCTGGAACTGGGTTTCCAACCAGATCGGTCTTGGTGCTGATGCCGCTCAGAAGAAGGCCGTCGAGTCCAAGGAAAAGGTCAAGCAGGAGCTGTAAATGCTCTTCCCACTTTCTAATTGATACCCATCTCTCATGACGATGGAACTAGTGACTCACCTGAGTCACGCTGATGACGGATGACAAAATTTGGGTTTTCGGCTTGTTTTGTTAACGACTTTTGCTTTGGGAATTACCATGGTTCGGAGGGGATACCTTCAAGCCCAGGGTAACAAGGGTGATGGACGCCGCACGTTTATCGAGTCTTTCCCTTGGGCCAGGACTGTACACTATTCATTTAGTAATGAGCCATGAAATTAAGCATTCAAAGTACTATCAATGACAGGATTGAACGTGACCATGATGTGAACGTGTCACGCTGATGCTTTTAAACCGCCCCCCTCACATTTGATAGATAGGGCTTAATGCATTGCGGCTTCATGAAACAAGCATGCTCCACGTTGGCTAGAACGAATCGATAAGTAATAATGTCTGAGTCGTTTCCCGCCTCGCGATTAGACACTGGCGATCAACCCATATGGTTTGACGTACAATCGCATAACACACCACTTGGAACTGAGATAGCCCGTAAAAGTAAACCTCAAAGGGGACTTGGTCTAAATAAGGACTATCCACGATGTAGACCTCAACTAACGGTCAAGACTGAAACTTTTGGTATTTAAAAGCACTTCTCACGAATCCTCTCCATTTGCCCTTTCTTTTTTTGGGTACGCCTCTTCGCAATGCGAACTCTCACAAAGTCACCAACTCTCACCTCCAAATGTTGTCATACCCGCATTACCTTGAGAGAACGCCCCGGACGACTCCCTCCAGGTTGGGCTTGTTATCAAAGACGACTTCCTGGATCCCCGTCTCGCCGCCGGTGCCCTTGTCCAGCCAGCGGGCGAGGAGGTCGTTGCTCTCCTTTGGCTTGACGGCGTCGTCGCGGGTGCCGACGGTGATGTGGGCGACGTTGTTTGTGCACTTCCACTGGCCTGTCGGGTCGACTAGCCGGACAACCATGGCCATGACGCGGTCGTCAAAGACCACCTATACGAGAGTCAGTCAGTCTGTAGATGGAAAATCACAAAGGGTTCTGCTTACCCGCTCGAGCTCGACGGAGCACTCGCCCAAGGGGCGGATGTTGGCCTGGTCCTGGGTACCATTTTCCTTTTCCGCCTCGGCGAATAGGGCGAGGTACTTTGACCACAGCTCCGCGTTGTCCTTTGAACTGGCGCGGTGCATGAGCGTGACGTGAAATTTGGGCTGGACGCGGCGGGTCTGGTGAAGCTGCTTGTAGAAGCGGGAGGTGGAGGCGTCAACCTTGTTGAAGGCGCCGTCGAGGACGCCGCGGACTTCCTGGGACTGCACCTCGACGGACATGTACTCAAgaggcttcttcttcttcggctTGGGACCcgcctgctgctgctggcccTGCTTGTCCTTGCGGGGACCGCGGTCCGGAATGTTGTGCTTGAACTCGGGCTTGTACTCAATAAAGGCGGACTGGATGGCTTTGTCGAGCTGCTCGGCGGAGGGGACCTCGGAGACGAGGTTAGGGTACATGCGGTGTAGCTCGGTGATGACCTTCTCGAGGTTCTCGCGGCTGCCGGCGGTGGGGTCGAGGTTGATGACGTTGTCGAAGCCATCGTCGGGTGGAGAGAAGGCGGTCAGCGGCTCGAAGCGGCTGATGAAGCCTTCCATGACGCCGAGGAATTTTGACGCGTCGGTGGCGGCGTGGATGGTCTGGTGGTTATCGCCGCGGGCAATAACACGCTCCTGGGTGATACGCCGGACCTCGTCGACGTTGGAGTTGTCGTGGGCGAAGTAGAGAGCCACAAGGCGGGCCGTCTGGTGCTGGACCTTTACATCGGTGATGATCTGCTTGCGCTCATGCTTCTGGGCATTGTTGCGGTCGCCGATAACGACGGGATGATCTTTGAGGAGGTCGAGAATGGCCTTTGTGAAGCGAGGCGGCCGGCCCTTGCCTGAGATATTGTCGTTCTGCACGTGGCCCCAGTTGAATAGCTGCTGTAGGGCGACGGCGATAGTAGTCTTGCCGCAGCCGATGGTGGCAATGGGGCACAGGATCACGTCTCCGGTGACATCTGCGTTGACGTTGTTGGGCCCATCCTCAAGCTCGAGATTAGCGGCGTCGGAGCCCTTCATGTTCTTGTAGGCGAGGAAGTCGTTGCGGAGAGCGATGATACCGTGGTTTTGCTGGTAGAGCTGGGCGAGCTTGGGGTCGGCCTGAAGGCGCCGGCGGGCGTAAAGGAGGTACTCCTCGGTGATCTTGATGTGCTTCTTGTAGCGGGGCGGCTTTCCGGAGATCATTGCTTTTGTGCACTCGCGCCATTGGCGGTACATCAGATAGGGCTCCTCAAACTTGTACTTGAAGAACCAGTCGCGGTAGGGAACAGACTCCGGGTTGTAACTCTCCTTGCAGCGGATTACGAATCCCTCAACGTCGCGGTCGCCGTAGGCGCCCGTCTCTGCCACCTCCTCGAGAAACTTCTTGACCTCGTTGACATCGTCCATGACGATCAAGCCGACATTCTTGAAGCCCCAGTCGTTGCCGAAACTCTGAACGAGGGCGCTGGGGTAGGTGGCAAACTCGGGGAGATTCAAGTTGATGCCGTGGATGTAGAGGCCGGCTTTGTCCGGACCGTACTCGAGGATGTGCTCCTCAAAGGAGTCGTCGCAGAGTTCGGCCACAGCAGTGGAATTCCGGTCCCGGAGCTCCCTGGCCAAGTCCTCTTTTGTCTTTCCCAGGGCAGCGAGCTGCTTCTCAATCATGCGCTCTCCGGCAGTAGCATGGCTAAGCTCGGCGTCGGCCCTATCACCTGTAGAGTGCTTGCTGCATACCAGCAGCGTACCATCCTCCAAGCCGGAAATGAAGATGATGCAGCCGTTCTCCTTGAGGGTGAGCTCGTAGGGGCCCTTTGTTCTCGGGATGATGTTTTCCCACT from the Colletotrichum lupini chromosome 3, complete sequence genome contains:
- a CDS encoding fungal tRNA ligase adenylyltransferase, encoding MLCCCLCLLEFFCRMRGAPGVTHTMESSLTPPKMILTAYLDWMSPSAPPEESHDVGGSGAYPSRLPNGPPHPNVESARHTSALRLCFSTSLLLLGCLPLDFFQGWNFLSSVAQTRQLTVTHLLYCVCCGLYLLDLRYLSVYFFANLKVAERSSEIIFTQLVSSPFSTEKGTAQASFFVVLSMFIARRALFFASRQSPLTFNKPFTTTMATANAMNAEAVMPKVPYVAQDAGKVSEMVHALNDAKAYNKFAKSKGGGFSCKKTSFDVKNSQDGVTVDSWKMQEWDYKKRGLPTYARGLFTARNRRNEHEIVTRGYDKFFNVGEVNETKWENIIPRTKGPYELTLKENGCIIFISGLEDGTLLVCSKHSTGDRADAELSHATAGERMIEKQLAALGKTKEDLARELRDRNSTAVAELCDDSFEEHILEYGPDKAGLYIHGINLNLPEFATYPSALVQSFGNDWGFKNVGLIVMDDVNEVKKFLEEVAETGAYGDRDVEGFVIRCKESYNPESVPYRDWFFKYKFEEPYLMYRQWRECTKAMISGKPPRYKKHIKITEEYLLYARRRLQADPKLAQLYQQNHGIIALRNDFLAYKNMKGSDAANLELEDGPNNVNADVTGDVILCPIATIGCGKTTIAVALQQLFNWGHVQNDNISGKGRPPRFTKAILDLLKDHPVVIGDRNNAQKHERKQIITDVKVQHQTARLVALYFAHDNSNVDEVRRITQERVIARGDNHQTIHAATDASKFLGVMEGFISRFEPLTAFSPPDDGFDNVINLDPTAGSRENLEKVITELHRMYPNLVSEVPSAEQLDKAIQSAFIEYKPEFKHNIPDRGPRKDKQGQQQQAGPKPKKKKPLEYMSVEVQSQEVRGVLDGAFNKVDASTSRFYKQLHQTRRVQPKFHVTLMHRASSKDNAELWSKYLALFAEAEKENGTQDQANIRPLGECSVELERVVFDDRVMAMVVRLVDPTGQWKCTNNVAHITVGTRDDAVKPKESNDLLARWLDKGTGGETGIQEVVFDNKPNLEGVVRGVLSR